From the genome of Devriesea agamarum, one region includes:
- a CDS encoding FxsA family protein, with product MTTSLPPGHEPHSRPPISRAKLVPLTVAVIGLVELLVLIAIGVNTSFWWVILLVVLGWIVGLTLLVTAGQQTFSRLRSVARALRGRGRAQEHLSRPLFTTVAAILFIVPGLLTDVAAVVLLLPFVQRWVVRRFGWSLPPSADAALRGGRQPQVIDGDIVVDVVRPGSTGAGQANTSRPGAQTPGPGGVISGNILPPDKR from the coding sequence ATGACTACTTCGCTTCCACCAGGGCATGAACCGCATTCGCGCCCACCTATCTCGCGAGCCAAACTCGTCCCGCTCACGGTCGCTGTCATCGGGCTGGTTGAGCTCTTAGTGCTGATTGCGATCGGGGTCAACACGAGTTTCTGGTGGGTGATCCTCCTAGTTGTCCTCGGATGGATAGTCGGACTAACACTGCTGGTCACCGCTGGCCAGCAGACGTTTAGCCGACTGCGTTCGGTGGCCAGGGCTCTGCGGGGCCGGGGAAGGGCGCAGGAGCATCTATCGCGTCCGCTGTTTACGACCGTGGCGGCGATCCTATTTATCGTGCCTGGTCTGCTCACCGATGTGGCAGCAGTGGTTCTGCTCTTACCGTTCGTCCAACGCTGGGTAGTGAGGCGATTCGGATGGTCGCTGCCACCGAGCGCCGATGCTGCATTGCGTGGGGGACGCCAGCCACAGGTCATCGATGGCGACATTGTGGTGGACGTAGTTCGGCCTGGATCTACAGGTGCTGGACAGGCAAACACCTCCCGCCCGGGTGCTCAAACTCCCGGGCCTGGTGGGGTGATCAGCGGCAATATACTGCCACCGGACAAGCGCTAA
- a CDS encoding polyprenol monophosphomannose synthase, producing MKTLVIIPTYNEACTLPGTLSRLRAAVPRAHVLIADDASPDGTGQIADQLAAQDSAVHVLHRRGKEGLGPAYIAGFRWGLAHDYDVLVEMDADASHRPEQLPKLLDAIEAGADVAIGSRWVRGGRVHNWPWRRLLLSRGANFYVRCALGLPVADATAGFRAMRADTLRSVLASKVASQGYCFQVDMTRRALGCGARLVECPIDFDERVEGASKMTAAIVREALLRVTVWGIEHRARQLALGGTRFARGISRWAHSGRRP from the coding sequence ATGAAAACTCTCGTGATTATTCCGACCTACAACGAGGCATGCACCCTCCCTGGCACACTATCTCGGTTGCGTGCTGCCGTGCCCCGGGCCCATGTTCTCATCGCCGACGATGCTTCGCCCGACGGCACCGGGCAGATTGCCGACCAGCTCGCAGCCCAAGACAGCGCCGTCCATGTGCTGCATCGGCGAGGAAAGGAAGGACTTGGCCCGGCCTATATCGCGGGATTCCGCTGGGGCCTCGCGCATGATTACGACGTCTTAGTGGAGATGGACGCCGACGCATCCCACCGACCGGAGCAGCTACCGAAGCTGCTAGATGCCATCGAAGCCGGCGCTGACGTCGCGATTGGATCTCGCTGGGTGCGGGGTGGCCGGGTCCACAACTGGCCATGGCGGCGCCTGCTGCTATCTCGGGGGGCTAATTTTTATGTACGCTGTGCCCTCGGCCTTCCGGTCGCGGATGCAACCGCCGGATTCCGGGCGATGCGTGCCGATACACTGCGGTCGGTCCTCGCCTCAAAGGTCGCCTCGCAGGGATACTGCTTCCAAGTCGATATGACGCGCAGAGCTCTTGGGTGTGGAGCCCGCCTCGTCGAATGTCCGATCGATTTTGATGAGCGGGTTGAAGGGGCCTCGAAAATGACCGCCGCGATCGTGCGGGAAGCGCTCCTGCGGGTCACCGTATGGGGGATCGAACATCGCGCGCGGCAGCTAGCTTTGGGCGGCACGCGTTTCGCTCGCGGCATATCTCGTTGGGCTCATAGCGGACGCAGACCTTAG